The Triticum aestivum cultivar Chinese Spring chromosome 4B, IWGSC CS RefSeq v2.1, whole genome shotgun sequence sequence GGAATGCAACAGCATGCATCGCGTGCCTGAACATCGGAGATTCCCGGCTCACGCCAAGACCGTCGGCACGAGCCACCATTGACCGGATGCATTCTGGGTTGGCAGTCAGCAGCCATGGCATACCAACGCATAACTTGGCAATGTCGCGATCACCTAGCCCGCACTCCCGCAGCAACGCTACATTGGGCTCGACCGCACCCTCGATGCTGTGTGTGAGGAGGTTGCAGTTGAACTTCAACGCCTGGAGGAAGGCCTCGGAGGAGCCGAAGAGGGTCAGGTAGTACTGCAGCTTGGAGACGACAGATCTGCAGCGCAAGCGGAGGAGGGGCACGATCTCGGAGCGCGACAACCCGATGCCACTGAGCGCAGCCAAGTTGGGGGCCAGAGTACTCTCCACGCGGGCGCAGAGTAACCTGAGGTCTTTGGCGACGGCCGCGGCGACGTCGGCTCTggagaggccgaggccggcgaggaaggcgaggaCGGCGTCGGGATTGGAGGGGGACTTGAGGTGGGAGATCTTCGGGGAAGCCTTGAGGGCCTGCACTCGGGTGAGGCCGCAGGTCGCGACGAGGTACTCCTCCACGGCGAATCCCGTGCTCGGGGAAACGGCGGGCGCGGCCGCGGAGAGGAGGCGGGGGAGAGGGGTGGATGGAGACGAGAGGAGATGGGACACGATGCAGCTTCGGAGGCGAAGCATGGCGGCGCGG is a genomic window containing:
- the LOC123093250 gene encoding uncharacterized protein — protein: MLRLRSCIVSHLLSSPSTPLPRLLSAAAPAVSPSTGFAVEEYLVATCGLTRVQALKASPKISHLKSPSNPDAVLAFLAGLGLSRADVAAAVAKDLRLLCARVESTLAPNLAALSGIGLSRSEIVPLLRLRCRSVVSKLQYYLTLFGSSEAFLQALKFNCNLLTHSIEGAVEPNVALLRECGLGDRDIAKLCVGMPWLLTANPECIRSMVARADGLGVSRESPMFRHAMHAVAFHSEEKIAAKMEYLKKTLRWSDAEVRIALSKSPMMLRSSEGMVQRMSEFLISEMGLEPAYIAHRPAILAYSLERQIRPRYYVVKYLKENGLVRRDRDYYSALTLSEMVFLEKYICPHKQAAPYLAEDYDDACRGQVPDRFRFA